From a single Raphanus sativus cultivar WK10039 chromosome 3, ASM80110v3, whole genome shotgun sequence genomic region:
- the LOC108844651 gene encoding GDSL esterase/lipase At4g01130: MGYVLNRRVSFSLLTVIIVMFSSCKADSKCEFKAIFNFGDSNSDTGGFWAAFPAQSGPWGMTYFKKPVGRASDGRLIIDFLAESLGMPFLSPYLQSIGSDFRHGANFATLASTVLLPNTSLFVSGISPFSLAIQLNQMKQFKVRVDEFHSSDLPGLHILPPSNIFGKSLYTFYIGQNDFTSNLASIGVDGVKQYLPQVIGQISGTIKEIYGIGGQTFLVLNLAPVGCYPAILTGYTHSNSDLDKFGCLIPVNKAVEYYNSLLKKTLSETRTELKNATIIYLDTHKTLLDLFQHPLSYGMKHGIKACCGYGGRPYNFDQKLFCGTTKVIGNSSVTAKACRDPQNYVSWDGIHATEAANHRILTAILNGSISYPPFALNHICPSV; encoded by the exons ATGGGTTATGTTCTAAATAGAAGAGTATCTTTCTCTCTTCTAACAGTGATCATTGTGATGTTCTCTTCGTGTAAAGCTGATTCAAAATGTGAATTCAAGGCAATTTTTAATTTCGGAGATTCGAACTCTGACACTGGAGGATTTTGGGCTGCTTTTCCGGCTCAATCCGGTCCATGGGGAATGACTTATTTCAAGAAACCGGTCGGTCGTGCTTCAGACGGCCGTCTCATCATTGATTTTTTGG CGGAATCTCTTGGGATGCCTTTCCTAAGCCCATATTTGCAATCAATCGGATCGGATTTTCGACACGGTGCAAACTTTGCGACCTTAGCGTCGACGGTTCTTTTGCCAAACACGTCCTTGTTCGTCTCCGGGATCAGTCCTTTCTCACTCGCTATTCAGCTAAATCAGATGAAACAATTTAAGGTTAGAGTCGACGAGTTCCATTCCTCGGACCTACCAG GGTTGCATATCTTACCGCCTAGCAATATTTTCGGAAAATCGCTTTATACGTTTTATATCGGCCAAAACGATTTCACATCCAATTTAGCTTCCATTGGAGTGGATGGTGTAAAACAGTATCTTCCACAAGTCATTGGCCAAATTTCTGGAACCATTAAG GAGATATATGGAATAGGTGGTCAGACATTTTTGGTACTAAATTTAGCACCGGTTGGATGTTACCCGGCGATACTAACCGGTTACACTCATTCCAATTCGGATTTAGACAAATTCGGATGTCTCATTCCAGTAAACAAAGCTGTCGAGTACTACAATTCATTATTGAAAAAGACATTATCTGAGACAAGAACCGAATTGAAAAACGCTACCATTATATATTTAGACACTCACAAAACACTGCTCGACCTTTTTCAACACCCCCTATCCTATG GTATGAAACACGGTATTAAAGCTTGTTGTGGGTACGGTGGACGTCCGTACAACTTCGATCAGAAGTTATTTTGCGGCACCACAAAAGTAATCGGAAATTCTTCTGTGACGGCCAAGGCTTGCCGTGATCCACAAAACTATGTGAGTTGGGACGGAATTCACGCTACGGAGGCTGCAAACCACCGCATTTTGACGGCCATTCTTAATGGCTCGATATCATATCCTCCTTTTGCGCTCAACCACATATGTCCGTCTGTTTAG
- the LOC108845947 gene encoding protein CURVATURE THYLAKOID 1A, chloroplastic, with amino-acid sequence MAMTVAASSSVAVMMPRVHSVSACFSAVPYLPPRSFGRSSLTVPVKLLSGNGLHKVESMKTRASSSEDTSASIDTNEIFRDLKEKWDGLENKSTVIIYGGGAVVAVWLSSIVVGAINSVPLLPKVMELVGLGYTGWFVYRYLLFKSSRKELAEDIDSLKKKIAGTE; translated from the exons ATGGCGATGACAGTAGCAGCTTCGTCCTCTGTGGCAGTCATGATGCCACGTGTCCACTCCGTATCCGCCTGCTTCTCAGCGGTTCCTTACCTTCCTCCTCGCTCTTTTGGCCGATCCTCTCTCACTGTTCCGGTGAAGCTACTTTCAG GGAATGGTTTACACAAGGTTGAATCGATGAAGACGAGAGCTTCTTCATCAGAAGATACATCAGCATCCATTGACACCAACGAGATCTTCAGAGACTTGAAGGAAAAG TGGGATGGTCTTGAAAACAAGTCAACTGTAATAATATATGGAGGAGGAGCTGTTGTTGCTGTTTGGTTATCTTCCATTGTTGTTGGTGCCATCAACTCTGTTCCTCTG CTTCCAAAGGTGATGGAACTTGTTGGTCTTGGGTACACAGGATGGTTCGTCTACAGATACCTTCTCTTCAAG TCAAGCAGAAAGGAGTTGGCTGAGGATATTGATtccttgaagaagaagattgcaGGGACTGAATAg